The Cylindrospermum stagnale PCC 7417 genome segment GTTTGATCGGTAGTTTCTTGCTCAAAATGGCTCAGACGAGCGCAAAGCTGTTCAATAGATTCAGCGGTGACTGCCAAACGATGGTTAAAGTGCTTGCGTCCTGTGTTAGCTGTAAAACAAATATCTGCCAGTTTTTCATCTGGATGCGATCGCACATTAGCTACATAATTCTGTGCCAACTCTCCCAGAGCTTTCTCAGTTCTTGCCGATAGTGTCAAAATATGCAGTGGGCGCTCATTGGGGTCTGGATTTTTAGTTAACTCTGGTGTTTCTTCTAAAACCAGATGACAATTCGTTCCCCCCATGCCAAAAGCACTAACTCCCGCTCTGCGGGGAATCCCGTCAGTTTTCCATTCAGATAATGTTGCATTAACGTAAAAGGGGCTGTTGGCAAAATCAATTCTCGGATTAGGTTGCTGAAAATGCAGGCTAGGTGGTATCTGTTGATGCTTAAGAGCAAGTATAGTTTTGATTAACCCTGCTATACCTGCGGCTTCAACAATGTGTCCAATATTGGTTTTAACTGAGCCAATGGCACAGAAACCGCTTTTTTCGGTAGTTTTGTCAAAAGCTTGGGTAAGAGCAGCAATTTCAATGGAATCTCCTAAACTGGTGGCTGTTCCGTGGGTTTCAATATAATTAATGGTGCTAGCCCCAATTTGGGCAATCGCCAAAGCCTCAGAGATTACAGCTGCTTGTCCTTCCACGCTGGGAGCCGTATAACCGACTTTTAAGGCACCATCATTATTAATGGCTGACCCTTTGATCACAGCATGAATACAGTCTCCATCAGCAATAGCTTGGCTAAGTAACTTCAGGACAACGATTCCACCTCCATTGCCGAACACAGTTCCTTGAGCCTGTGCATCAAAGGCTCTACAATGTCCGTCAGGAGACCAAATCATGTCCTCTTGGTACAAATAGCCCATTTTTTGAGGAACGCAGACACTAACGCCTCCCGCCAGAGCCATATCACATTCACCGTTGAGCAAACTTTGGCAGGCGATATGAACTGCTACCAGTGCTGTTGAGCAAGCCGTTTGAATATTAACACTTGGGCCAGTTAAATTCAGCTTATAAGAAATCCATGTAGGCAGAAAATCTTTCTCGTTGACAAGCCTAATTTGTAAATCACTAGTTGATGTTAAAAAAGTGCGCGATCGCGAAAAACCTTGGTTAGGATAAACGTTATTAATTAGGTAAGTGTTCATACCCGAACCTGCGTAAACTCCGATTACGCTAGGATCGGTTTCTGGGTTGTAGCCAGCACTTTCAAGGGCTTCCCAGGCACATTCTAATATAATCCGCTGTTGTGGGTCCATAATTTCGGCTTCTTTAGTGCTGTAGCCGAAAAATGCAGCATCAAAATTTTCAATATTTGGCAGAACTGCGCCTGCTTTGACGTAATTAGGATTACGCAGCAAAGTTGGGTCAATATGCTCCAGTTCATTCTTAGCAAAAAAAGCAATAGACTCTACTCCATCTCGCAGATTATGCCAAAATTCATCAATATTTTTTGCACCTGGAAAGCGGCATGACATACCAATAATAGCTATATCTGTTTCTCTAACACTGATAGTCATAGTTTTCTCCTATCACGATGGTTTTGCCTTAGTTGCCTTTGTTGTTGTTGTCTGGACAAATCACGTTCCGTTCTACTGCTTTGCTGGTGCTTAATAGTAAAAGCTTGTTTGTTATTTGGACTTAAATGTTGGGCTAGAGTATGAATTGTGGGGTATTGAAACAGCGCCACAGATGATAGTTCTAACCCAAAAATTTCGACTAATTGTTTACCAACCTGGAATAAGAGCAAAGAATATCCACCTAACTCGAAAAAGTTATCATGAATTCCTACAATGTCCAATTGCAGTACTTCCTGCCAAACTTTAGCAATGATTTTTTCGGCATCAGATTTAGGCATGACCAGAACTGTTGATAACTCAGGTCTAGACCTTTCTGGTACAGGTAACGCCCGACGGTCTAGTTTCCCACTTGGTGTCAGCGGCATTTTATCGAGTACAACAAGAGCTGCTGGCACCATATATTCAGGTAGAGATTCTTGTAAATAACTGCGTAATGTCGATTTAAGTTTGTCTGCTACCTGTCTTGGGAAAGTGCTGCTAGTATTGTCTGTCTTCGGATAGATGTCTGCGGTTGGCTGGCTGCGGTTTTTATCCCCCATTAACTGCGACTGGGTAATTTGCTCAACATCTAATTCCTGACTCAAGGTGAAAGCAGCAGTTAAGTTTGGAACTACATAAGCCACTAGGCGTTTGTATCCGGGGATATCTTCTCTAGGTAAAACAGCACTCTCTCGGACAGCGGGATGTTGTGTCAATACGGCTTCTATTTCGCCCAATTCTATGCGATAACCGCGAATTTTTACCTGATGGTCGGCACGACCAAGATATTGAATATTACCATCTTTTAAGTAACGGGCTAAGTCGCCAGTTTTATAGAGGCGACCAGAACTAAAGGGGTTGGTAATGAATCTTTCCTGAGTCAGTTCTGGACGATTGATATAGCCTAAAGCTAAACAATCGCCGCCAATATGTAGTTCCCCAGGAATTCCAATGGGAACAGGTTGGAGAAACTTATCAAGTATATATATTTGGACATTATCAATCGGACGACCGATAGGAGGAAGGACAGGCCAACTATTCACTTCCCCTGTCAGTTTATAAGCTGTAATAACATGGCTCTCTGTTGGCCCATAATGATTGTATAAAGTGCAATCTATTTGGCTAAATAAGTTAGCAATCACTTTTGATATCTGCAATTGTTCTCCCGCAGTAATGACTTCACGAAGAGTCTTAGGCACTGATGCTGCTGAATTTACTGCTTCAGATAACTGTTGTAAAGCGACAAAGGGAAGAAATAATCTTTCAATTTTTTTCTCCATCAAGAAATTTAACAAAGCTATGGGATTTCGTCGCACTTCCTCCGAGATCAAAACCAATGTTCCACCAGAACAGCAAGTAGAAAAAATTTCTTGGAAAGATACATCGAAGCTCAAGGGAGAAAATTGTAGAGTTTTGGCTTTGTTAGAAACTGTTGTATTTTTGAGTTGCCAATTAATCAAATTAGCAAGAGCAAGGTGCGTCATCGCTACCCCTTTGGGGTTTCCTGTAGAACCAGAGGTATACATGACATAGGCTAAGTTGTGAGGTTGAACCTGAAAAACTGGATTTTCCTCACTCTCTTGAATAATGGCTTCCCAGTCTCTATCTAAACAGACTATTTTATACCCTGCGTTTGCCTGACCTAATTGGGGGAATGCGAACAGTAACTTCTCAGTTGTCAGTAGTACACCCACCTGTGAATCTGACAACATATAAGCTAAACGCTCTTGAGGATAAGCAGAGTCTAACGGCACATAAGCTGCACCTGCTTTAAGAATACCTATAAGTCCCACTAACATATCTAGGGAGCGATCAATACAAATGCCCACTAGCATCTCTGGTCTTACTTCTAGTGAACGCAAATAGTGTGCTAGCTGATTGGCTTTTCGATTCAGCTTTAAGTAGGTTAGCTGCTGCTCTCCATAAACTACGGCTTCCATCTCTGGGGTGTTTTCCACCTGAGCCTCAAATAGTTGATGAATACATTTATCTCGTAGTTCGTCTGTTTGAGTATTATTCCACTGGTTTAATAACTGATTTTGTTCAGCTTCAGTTAACAATGGCAAAGTGGAAATACACTCATTTGCGTTGCAGATGAAGTTGACAAGCATTGTCTGTATATGACTCAACATCCGCTTAATGGAGTTTGACTCGAACAACTCGGCATTATATTCACAATTTATAATTATTCTTCCTTCTTTTTTAGAAGGAAAAATTAATATATCGCACCTAGTGTTAAAAGTCTGGATTTCTGTCAGGCTTTCTAACATTATCTTTATTTCTGAAAGACTAAACGTTAGACCACAAGGCACCAGCATAATTTGAAAAATTGGTGCTTTTATAAAGTTCTGCTCTTCCTTAAGTCTTGCAACCAGCTTTTCAAAAGGATAATCTCGATTACGTGTAGCTTCTTCAACTGTCTTAGCAACACATTTTAAAACTTCTTTAACAGTTAGATTTTCTATTAAATTGGTTCGTAGCAACACTGGATTAATGAATTTTTCAGTAATTGCTCCTTCTTTTTGCCTAAGACTATCAACTATTAAAGAACCCACAATAATATCTTCTTGTCTTGTGTAACGCAGTAAAATCACTTTTAATGCAGTTAGGAGTATTGTAAAGATAGTGATATTTTCACATAGACAAAAATTATCGAGCTTTAAGCAAAAATTTTCATCAAGCTCAATAACTTCTTCAGCTTTAGTAAGTGATTGATTCGGTTTTCGTGAATGATCTAATGGTATTTCTAAAACAGGAAGCTCACCACAAAGTTGCTGTGTCCAGTAGGCTTCCTGTTCATCTGAATTAATTTGCGTATTTAGTAGCGTTGTATTATAGTTCATCATATTGTAAGGTTAGTTGCAACGACGACGGAACTACCTCCTAAGGTAACCGTTAAAATAACAATAATTACGCCAGCAAAGCCCATAACAGCAAGTTTGTTTACGATTATGTCCATTTTTAGCAACCTCATTTCCTTATATTGCTAGTTAAATATAATTAATGGCAAGAACATCTATTTAGCCT includes the following:
- a CDS encoding non-ribosomal peptide synthetase; translated protein: MMNYNTTLLNTQINSDEQEAYWTQQLCGELPVLEIPLDHSRKPNQSLTKAEEVIELDENFCLKLDNFCLCENITIFTILLTALKVILLRYTRQEDIIVGSLIVDSLRQKEGAITEKFINPVLLRTNLIENLTVKEVLKCVAKTVEEATRNRDYPFEKLVARLKEEQNFIKAPIFQIMLVPCGLTFSLSEIKIMLESLTEIQTFNTRCDILIFPSKKEGRIIINCEYNAELFESNSIKRMLSHIQTMLVNFICNANECISTLPLLTEAEQNQLLNQWNNTQTDELRDKCIHQLFEAQVENTPEMEAVVYGEQQLTYLKLNRKANQLAHYLRSLEVRPEMLVGICIDRSLDMLVGLIGILKAGAAYVPLDSAYPQERLAYMLSDSQVGVLLTTEKLLFAFPQLGQANAGYKIVCLDRDWEAIIQESEENPVFQVQPHNLAYVMYTSGSTGNPKGVAMTHLALANLINWQLKNTTVSNKAKTLQFSPLSFDVSFQEIFSTCCSGGTLVLISEEVRRNPIALLNFLMEKKIERLFLPFVALQQLSEAVNSAASVPKTLREVITAGEQLQISKVIANLFSQIDCTLYNHYGPTESHVITAYKLTGEVNSWPVLPPIGRPIDNVQIYILDKFLQPVPIGIPGELHIGGDCLALGYINRPELTQERFITNPFSSGRLYKTGDLARYLKDGNIQYLGRADHQVKIRGYRIELGEIEAVLTQHPAVRESAVLPREDIPGYKRLVAYVVPNLTAAFTLSQELDVEQITQSQLMGDKNRSQPTADIYPKTDNTSSTFPRQVADKLKSTLRSYLQESLPEYMVPAALVVLDKMPLTPSGKLDRRALPVPERSRPELSTVLVMPKSDAEKIIAKVWQEVLQLDIVGIHDNFFELGGYSLLLFQVGKQLVEIFGLELSSVALFQYPTIHTLAQHLSPNNKQAFTIKHQQSSRTERDLSRQQQQRQLRQNHRDRRKL